A single Argentina anserina chromosome 7, drPotAnse1.1, whole genome shotgun sequence DNA region contains:
- the LOC126801661 gene encoding uncharacterized protein LOC126801661: protein MAMALKLTALPGSRPSSPAESQLSSFSSRQKRCVGISRASAGGSSVKLNNTRKQSFLSPPAPADSDRSVTARFQLQAPLISPHDQWGNWTVLFATGAFGIWSEQNTNIGGALSGALVSTLIGLAASNLGVISSNAPAFSIVLEFLLPLAVPLLLYRADLRRVIKSTGALLLAFLLGSVATTVGTVVAYLLVPMRALGPDSWKIAAALMGRHIGGAVNYVAIADALGVSPSILAAGLAADNVICAVYFSTLFAIASRVPAEAPISDSTGIANDGESDGGNKLPLVQTATALAVSLAICKSGYYLTKYFRIQGGILPAVTAIVVVLATVFPKQFAYLAPSGEAMAMILMQVFFTVVGASGNIWSVINTAPSIFLFALVQIAVHLAMILGLGKLLGFDLKLLLIASNANVGGPTTACGMATAKEWHSMVVPGILAGIFGIAIATFLGIAFGVAVLKTM from the exons ATGGCCATGGCATTGAAGCTCACCGCTTTACCCGGCTCTCGGCCATCGTCACCGGCGGAGTCGCAACTGTCAAGTTTCTCTTCCCGCCAAAAACGTTGCGTCGGTATCTCACGCGCCTCCGCCGGCGGCAGCTCAGTCAAGCTGAACAACACAAGGAAGCAGagctttctctctcctccggcTCCGGCGGACTCCGACCGGTCAGTCACCGCGAGATTCCAGCTCCAGGCGCCTCTCATTTCTCCCCATGACCAGTGGGGCAACTGGACCGTCCTCTTCGCCACCGGCGCTTTCGGTATCTG GTCGGAGCAGAACACTAACATTGGGGGTGCATTGAGCGGCGCGTTGGTGAGCACATTGATCGGCCTTGCGGCGAGCAATTTGGGAGTTATTTCTTCGAATGCGCCTGCGTTTTCGATTGTGTTGGAGTTTTTGCTGCCTCTGGCTGTGCCATTGTTGTTGTACAGGGCGGATTTGCGGCGTGTGATCAAATCAACCGGGGCGCTGCTCTTGGCTTTCTTGCTTGGATCAG TTGCGACGACAGTTGGAACGGTGGTGGCATATCTATTGGTGCCGATGCGTGCACTTGGTCCAGATAGTTGGAAAATAGCAGCTGCACTTATGGGGAGACACATTGGTGGAG CTGTCAATTACGTTGCCATAGCTGATGCGCTTGGGGTTTCACCGTCAATTTTAGCTGCTGGACTGGCAGCAGATAATGTCATTTGTGCTGTATACTTCTCAACATTGTTTGCAATTGCTTCAAGAGTACCTGCAGAGGCTCCAATATCTGATAGCACTG GCATTGCAAATGATGGGGAGTCTGACGGTGGAAACAAGCTTCCTCTGGTACAAACGGCTACGGCCCTTGCTGTGTCCTTAGCTATCTGCAAGAGTGGCTATTATCTCACAAAGTACTTTCGAATTCAAGGAGGAATCCTGCCAGCCGTGACAGCCATTGTGGTTGTTCTGGCAACTGTATTTCCAAAACAGTTCGCATATCTTGCACCATCCGGTGAGGCTATGGCCATGATCCTAATGCAG GTATTTTTCACGGTGGTGGGAGCAAGTGGAAACATATGGAGCGTGATCAACACTGCTCCTAGCATCTTCCTGTTTGCTTTAGTTCAGATTGCTGTCCACCTTGCTATGATTCTTGGATTGGGAAAGCTACTGGGATTCGACCTCAAGTTGTTGCTTATAGCATCAAATGCCAACGTTGGAGGCCCTACAACAGCTTGTGGGATGGCCACAGCCAAAGAATGGCACTCCATGGTTGTCCCTGGTATTCTCGCAGGCATCTTCGGCATCGCCATAGCAACTTTCCTCGGCATTGCATTTGGCGTCGCCGTTCTAAAAACCATGTAA
- the LOC126801670 gene encoding uncharacterized protein LOC126801670 yields the protein MTEVVLHIYDVTNSGSEKTNSTILQINKIFKDGIGLGGIFHSAVQVYGEDEWSFGFCEQGSGVFSCPSGKNPMYTYREFIVLGTTDCSKSKVNQILRELSREWPGFTYDLLSKNCNHFCDELCERLGVPRLPGWVNRFAHAGDAAMEVAGNTAYRLKQAKTEIVSASKVAYRFLVGVTNNIASPESPGNSNSRFQAAWFKNMITTGAKPSSSSEYDSEENALRQQQQTDSDLPLPQHSRPLHNG from the exons ATGACGGAGGTGGTGCTGCATATATACGATGTGACGAATAGTGGATCGGAGAAGACGAACAGCACCATTCTGCAAATCAACAAGATCTTTAAGGACGGTATCGGCCTCGGCGGCATCTTCCACAGCGCCGTTCAG GTTTATGGTGAAGATGAATGGTCATTTGGGTTCTGTGAACAAGGAAGTGGTGTTTTTAGTTGTCCTTCAGGAAAGAATCCAATGTACACCTATCGTGAGTTCATAGTCCTTGGAACAACGGATTGTTCGAAGTCCAAGGTCAATCAAATCTTGAGGGAACTGAGTAGAGAGTGGCCTGGGTTTACTTATGACTTGTTATCAAAAAATTGCAATCACTTTTGTGATGAGCTATGCGAAAGACTTGGGGTGCCAAGGCTTCCAG GCTGGGTTAATCGCTTTGCACATGCGGGTGATGCGGCAATGGAAGTAGCAGGAAACACAGCATATCGG TTAAAACAAGCGAAGACCGAAATTGTATCAGCAAGCAAAGTTGCTTATCGGTTCCTTGTTGGTGTCACTAACAACATAGCTTCGCCTGAATCTCCTGGAAATTCAAATAGTAGATTCCAAGCAGCTTGGTTCAAAAACATGATAACTACTGGAGCCAAACCGTCTAGTAGTTCTGAATATGATAGTGAAGAGAATGCACTTAGGCAGCAACAGCAAACAGATTCAGACTTGCCGCTGCCACAACATTCTCGGCCACTGCATAATGGTTAG
- the LOC126801664 gene encoding septum site-determining protein minD homolog, chloroplastic has protein sequence MLALQLLPTLNPTSTSSTTTSTRRAALKPFHGPKTLKPTSSSPFTVRSVLQYNRKPQLSGDTPRVVVITSGKGGVGKTTTTANVGLSLARFGFSVVAIDADVGLRNLDLLLGLENRVNYTVVEVLNGDCRLDQALVRDKRWSNFELLCISKPRSKLPMGFGGKALVWVVDALKSRQEGCPDFILIDCPAGIDAGFITAITPANEAVLVTTPDITSLRDADRVIGLLECDGIRDIKMMVNRVRTDMIRGEDMMSVLDVQEMLGLSLLGMIPEDTEVIRSTNRGYPLVLNRPPTLAGLAFEQAAWRLVEQDTMKAVMVEEEPKKRGFFSFFGG, from the coding sequence ATGCTCGCCCTTCAACTCCTCCCCACTCTCAATcccacctccacctcctccaccaccacctcaaCCCGCCGCGCCGCCCTTAAACCCTTCCACGGccccaaaaccctaaaacccacctcctcctccccaTTCACCGTCCGCTCCGTCCTCCAATACAACCGCAAGCCCCAGCTCTCCGGCGACACTCCCCGCGTCGTCGTCATCACCTCCGGCAAGGGCGGCGTCGGCAAgaccaccaccaccgccaATGTCGGCCTCTCCCTCGCCCGCTTCGGCTTCTCCGTCGTCGCCATCGACGCCGACGTCGGCCTCCGCAACCTCGACCTCCTCCTCGGCCTCGAGAACCGCGTCAACTACACCGTCGTCGAGGTCCTCAACGGCGACTGCCGCCTCGACCAGGCTCTCGTCCGTGACAAGCGCTGGTCCAACTTCGAATTGCTCTGCATTTCCAAGCCCAGATCCAAATTGCCGATGGGCTTCGGCGGCAAAGCCCTCGTCTGGGTCGTCGACGCCTTGAAATCCCGGCAGGAGGGCTGCCCGGACTTCATCCTCATCGACTGCCCGGCCGGCATTGATGCCGGGTTCATCACAGCCATCACTCCGGCCAATGAGGCCGTGCTGGTGACCACACCGGACATTACCAGCCTGCGAGACGCCGACAGGGTCATTGGGCTGCTGGAGTGTGATGGAATCAGAGACATTAAGATGATGGTGAACCGGGTTCGGACTGATATGATCAGAGGGGAGGACATGATGTCTGTGCTGGATGTGCAGGAGATGCTGGGGCTGTCATTGTTGGGGATGATTCCGGAGGACACGGAGGTTATTCGGAGTACTAATAGAGGGTACCCTCTGGTTTTGAATAGGCCACCCACATTGGCTGGACTGGCATTCGAGCAGGCGGCGTGGAGGCTTGTTGAGCAGGACACTATGAAGGCTGTCATGGTTGAGGAAGAGCCCAAGAAGCGGGGCTTCTTCTCGTTTTTCGGAGGGTGA
- the LOC126801672 gene encoding uncharacterized protein LOC126801672: protein MDKMECNKVQAVMRKVKKKQVKDDLDRQKQAEKKKRRLEKALATSAAIISELEKKKQKKKEEQQRLDEEGAAIAEAVALHVLLEDDSDDRCEIVLNKNEVLNSWHSPGDIDLFMGGGRACFPHQDSARWCSLEGMGWASNAYRSGCKWGGLENSEWPFSTVPYGRDYHHTSFCQEAGWGPTGFAAGLLAAQAVSSLQIAEDSHEGTFVLDGMLRR, encoded by the coding sequence ATGGATAAAATGGAGTGTAATAAAGTGCAAGCTGTTATGAGAAAAGTTAAAAAGAAGCAGGTGAAGGATGATTTGGATCGACAGAAACAAgctgagaagaagaagaggcgcTTGGAGAAAGCTCTTGCTACTTCAGCTGCCATCATCTCTGaactagaaaagaaaaaacaaaagaagaaagaagagcaACAAAGGCTAGATGAAGAGGGTGCTGCAATTGCTGAGGCTGTTGCTCTGCATGTTCTACTGGAAGATGACTCTGATGACAGGTGTGAAATTGTTCTGAACAAAAATGAAGTGCTCAACTCCTGGCATTCTCCTGGTGATATAGACTTGTTTATGGGTGGAGGAAGGGCTTGTTTTCCTCATCAGGATTCGGCGAGGTGGTGTTCACTCGAGGGAATGGGGTGGGCATCAAATGCTTACAGATCAGGGTGTAAGTGGGGTGGTTTGGAGAACAGTGAATGGCCATTCTCTACTGTGCCGTATGGAAGGGATTACCACCATACTTCATTTTGCCAGGAAGCAGGATGGGGGCCAACAGGATTTGCTGCTGGTCTCCTTGCGGCGCAGGCAGTTTCATCTCTCCAGATTGCAGAGGATTCACATGAAGGCACATTTGTGCTTGATGGTATGCTAAGACGGTAG
- the LOC126801674 gene encoding uncharacterized protein LOC126801674: MDPNVYVGEKTEAKLYIGNLDMRITEAALIKMFSPFGKIVHEEFLLHTRGRKRGEPRGFAFIQYSSVEEAKLAKEKMHGRLACGRPLVVRLSSEKFSIQEPHNPSQSGKATKTSLSASSSGQMSRTSKIAAIKNKLKALEGEGFSAKKQKQDDVSGSNSIAHTSVQR; the protein is encoded by the exons ATG GATCCTAATGTTTATGTTGGTGAAAAAACGGAAGCGAAACTCTACATTGGTAACCTTGACATGAGAATAACCGA GGCTGCTCTAATCAAGATGTTTTCCCCATTTGGGAAGATCGTACACGAGGAATTCCTGCTGCACACTCGTGGCCGGAAACGTGGAGAGCCTCGAGGCTTTGCTTTTATCCAGTATAGTAGTGTAGAG GAAGCAAAATTAGCCAAGGAGAAGATGCACGGCAGACTAGCCTGCGGACGCCCTCTAGTTGTCCGTCTTTCCAGCGAAAAGTTCTCAATACAAGAACCACATAATCCTTCCCAATCCGGCAAGGCCACCAAAACAAGCCTTTCGGCCAGCAGTTCAGGACAGATGAGTCGGACCTCCAAAATCGCAGCAATCAAGAACAAACTGAAAGCTCTGGAGGGCGAGGGCTTCAGCGCCAAGAAGCAGAAGCAAGACGATGTATCCGGCAGCAACAGCATTGCTCATACATCAGTCCAGAGATAA
- the LOC126801654 gene encoding probable receptor-like protein kinase At5g24010, with product MDSLHFLSLTLLSLLHFSASFTPSDNYLLNCGSSSNASLYNRVFVGDSSDSGSGFVSTEQSISVTNKNPPPSSPSLYNTARVFTSASSSYSFSIKKIGTTHLVRFHFSPFSAQGFDLRAANFTISVNLLVILSHAHVNGTVIREYIIKSDTNVLEIVFSPLGNSGFGYVNAIEVFTAPEDLIVDYGAKLVSANVDEYRNLSSQVLETIHRINVGGSNLTPFNDTLWRFWVPDGEYLVLKSVAKRASTTHVPNYQSGGATREIAPENVYMTAQEMNKDNSTLGERFNITWKFPVALSGALHLVRLHFCDIVSKSLNLLYFDVYINGYAAYRDVDLSVMAANELASPVYIDFVVDSDDSGVIEVSVGPSDISSPIRSNAILNGAEIMRMVNVSNLHAQTLYAVSKKKSIWIWVAPVVGGGFLVLCLAMVAVLLALRRKKKKRKLKSRPSESVNWTPLRVYGGSSFSRMSERTVLASPGANGYYCLKIPFAELQVATNNFDKKLIVGSGGFGMVYRAVLRDNTKVAIKRGVPGSRQGLPEFQTEITVLSQIRHQHLVSLVGYCEEQSEMILVYEYMEKGPLKKHLYGSGFPPLSWKQRLEICIGSARGLHYLHTGFAQGIIHRDIKSTNILLDDNYVPKVADFGLSRSGPCLDETHVSTGVKGSFGYLDPEYFRRQQLTDKSDVYSFGVVLFEVLCARPAVDPLVDREQVNLGEWAMQWQKKGMLEKIIDPHLIGQIKPSSLKKFGETAEKCLAEYGADRPTIGDVLWNLEYALQLQESGPRQELPAGSESNELPTNSDPLGDPSPSMRRSEGDGISSEINTSQVFSQLMTNDGR from the coding sequence atggACAGCCttcactttctctctctaactcttctctctctcctccactTCTCAGCCTCCTTTACTCCCTCAGACAACTACCTCCTCAACTGTGGCTCCTCCTCCAACGCCTCCCTCTACAATCGCGTCTTTGTTGGCGACTCTTCCGATTCCGGGTCGGGTTTTGTCTCCACAGAACAGTCCATTTCAGTCACCAACAAAAACCCACCTCCGAGTTCACCGTCCCTTTACAACACAGCAAGAGTTTTCACCTCTGCTTCTTCAAGCTATAGCTTCAGCATCAAGAAAATCGGAACTACTCACTTGGTACGTTTTCACTTCTCACCGTTCTCGGCTCAGGGTTTCGATTTGAGGGCTGCCAACTTCACCATTTCGGTTAACTTGCTTGTTATTTTGTCTCATGCACATGTGAATGGGACTGTGATTAGAGAATACATAATAAAATCCGATACCAATGTGCTTGAGATTGTGTTCAGCCCTTTGGGGAATTCgggttttggttatgtgaatGCAATTGAAGTGTTTACAGCTCCTGAGGATCTTATTGTAGACTATGGTGCTAAGTTGGTGAGTGCCAATGTAGATGAGTATAGAAACCTTTCTTCACAGGTTTTAGAGACTATTCATAGGATCAATGTTGGGGGTTCAAATTTGACTCCTTTTAATGACACATTGTGGAGATTTTGGGTCCCTGATGGGGAGTACCTTGTTCTGAAATCGGTCGCTAAGCGTGCCTCGACTACTCATGTGCCGAATTATCAGAGTGGAGGTGCAACTAGGGAGATTGCGCCGGAGAATGTTTATATGACTGCCCAGGAGATGAATAAGGATAACTCAACTTTAGGTGAGAGATTTAACATTACATGGAAGTTTCCGGTGGCTTTGAGTGGTGCTCTGCATTTAGTTAGGTTGCATTTCTGTGATATTGTTAGCAAATCACTAAACTTGCTGTATTTTGATGTGTATATAAATGGATATGCTGCATACCGTGATGTTGATCTATCGGTGATGGCTGCCAATGAGCTAGCATCTCCTGTGTATATTGATTTTGTTGTGGATTCAGATGATTCGGGGGTCATAGAAGTCAGTGTTGGTCCTTCTGATATCAGTAGTCCTATAAGAAGTAATGCAATATTGAATGGCGCAGAGATCATGAGAATGGTGAATGTGTCCAATTTGCATGCTCAAACTCTGTATGCTGTGTCTAAGAAGAAAAGCATATGGATTTGGGTGGCTCCAGTTGTTGGAGGAGGCTTTCTTGTCCTGTGTTTGGCGATGGTTGCAGTTCTACTTGCTTTAAGgcgcaagaagaagaagaggaaactGAAATCTAGACCTTCAGAAAGTGTTAATTGGACACCTTTGAGGGTATATGGTGGTAGTTCATTCAGTAGAATGTCTGAGAGGACAGTACTTGCTTCCCCGGGCGCAAATGGATATTATTGCTTGAAAATCCCTTTTGCTGAACTACAAGTGGCAACAAACAACTTCGATAAGAAGCTAATTGTTGGTTCTGGTGGTTTTGGAATGGTTTACAGAGCAGTCCTGAGGGACAATACAAAGGTAGCTATAAAGAGAGGTGTGCCTGGCTCCAGGCAAGGCCTGCCAGAATTTCAGACTGAAATAACAGTATTGTCCCAAATTCGGCACCAGCATCTTGTATCACTTGTCGGATATTGCGAGGAACAGTCAGAAATGATACTGGTTTATGAATATATGGAGAAAGGGCCCTTGAAGAAACATTTGTATGGTTCAGGATTTCCACCTTTGTCGTGGAAGCAACGCCTTGAAATATGCATTGGATCAGCAAGAGGCCTTCACTACCTTCATACAGGCTTTGCTCAAGGCATCATACACCGTGACATCAAATCTACTAACATCTTGCTTGATGATAATTATGTGCCTAAGGTGGCTGATTTTGGCCTTTCGAGATCAGGGCCATGTCTTGATGAAACCCATGTAAGTACTGGGGTAAAAGGTAGCTTTGGATATCTAGATCCTGAGTACTTCCGGAGGCAGCAGCTTACTGACAAGTCCGATGTTTACTCGTTTGGTGTTGTGCTATTTGAAGTGCTTTGTGCAAGGCCTGCTGTTGATCCACTGGTTGATAGAGAGCAAGTGAACTTAGGTGAATGGGCAATGCAGTGGCAGAAGAAGGGCAtgcttgaaaaaataattgatcCCCATCTCATTGGACAAATCAAACCGAGCTCTCTGAAGAAGTTTGGCGAAACAGCGGAGAAATGTTTGGCTGAATATGGTGCTGATAGGCCAACCATAGGTGATGTGTTGTGGAATTTAGAATACGCTCTTCAGCTTCAGGAATCTGGACCACGACAAGAACTGCCTGCAGGCAGTGAGAGTAATGAGCTTCCCACAAATAGTGACCCTCTCGGAGATCCCTCACCAAGCATGAGAAGATCAGAAGGCGATGGCATTAGTTCTGAGATCAATACCAGCCAGGTATTTTCTCAGTTGATGACCAATGATGGCAGATAG
- the LOC126801660 gene encoding uncharacterized protein LOC126801660, which translates to MPRHRKVGKYGTHKSRHNETSDSSKLKPHMASVTLSLPAITTSSPSLQSLGSLSRPKPELRPRPRPRPRPFPSHSPNKTTFLPNSPRRSRVTSQLSHPIISPDDHWGLWTALFATGAFGLWSEKTKIGGMVSGALVSTLVGLAASNVGIIPHEAGAYSIVLEFLLPLAIPLLLFRADLRSVARSTGTLLLAFLLGSVASMVGTLVAFLMVPMRSLGQDNWKIAAALMGSYIGGSVNYVAISEALGVSPSVLAAGVAADNVICALYFMVLFAFASKIPPEASTSTSDASMNMESQSERKLPILETATALATSFVICKTSTYLTRFFGIQGGSLPLITALVVILATLLPTYFAYLAPSGDTIACVLMQVFFAVLGASGSLWNVMITAPSIFLFAVVQVTVHLALVLGLGKLFHFDLKLILLASNANIGGPTTAGGMATAKGWHSLVVPGILAGILGVSFATFLGIGFGIMVLKHL; encoded by the exons ATGCCACGTCACCGGAAAGTCGGAAAGTACGGAACACACAAAAGCCGTCACAATGAAACCTCAGATTCCTCGAAGCTCAAACCTCACATGGCTTCTGTCACACTCTCCCTTCCCGCCATAACGACATCATCACCGTCACTCCAATCTCTGGGTTCACTATCCCGGCCCAAACCCGAACTCCGACCCAGACCCAGACCCAGACCCAGACCCTTTCCCTCCCATTCACCGAACAAAACTACCTTCCTGCCAAATTCTCCTCGCCGGTCACGGGTCACGTCACAGCTCAGTCATCCTATCATCTCTCCGGACGACCACTGGGGCCTATGGACTGCCCTCTTCGCCACCGGCGCTTTCGGCCTCTG GTCGGAGAAGACCAAGATTGGTGGGATGGTAAGTGGTGCTCTGGTTAGCACTTTGGTTGGGCTTGCAGCTAGTAATGTAGGCATTATTCCTCACGAAGCGGGTGCTTATTCGATTGTGTTGGAGTTTCTTCTGCCATTGGCTATTCCATTGCTGTTGTTTAGAGCAGACCTGAGGAGTGTGGCTCGGTCTACTGGGACTTTGCTCTTGGCTTTCCTGCTTGGATCAG TTGCGTCAATGGTTGGGACTCTGGTGGCATTTCTGATGGTGCCTATGCGGTCACTTGGTCAAGATAATTGGAAGATTGCTGCTGCTCTGATGGGCAGCTACATTGGTGGAT CTGTTAACTATGTTGCGATTTCAGAGGCTCTCGGTGTCTCTCCTTCAGTTTTGGCCGCAGGAGTAGCAGCAGACAATGTCATTTGTGCTCTGTACTTCATGGTATTATTTGCTTTCGCCTCTAAAATACCTCCTGAGGCCTCAACATCAACAAGTG ATGCTTCAATGAATATGGAATCCCAAAGTGAAAGGAAACTACCAATACTAGAAACCGCAACTGCTCTTGCTACATCTTTTGTGATATGCAAGACTTCCACATATCTCACAAGATTTTTTGGAATTCAAGGAGGCAGCCTGCCATTAATAACAGCTCTTGTTGTAATTTTAGCTACTCTTCTTCCAACATACTTCGCCTACCTTGCACCTTCTGGTGACACTATTGCTTGTGTCTTGATGCAG GTGTTCTTTGCCGTGCTGGGTGCTAGTGGGAGCCTATGGAATGTGATGATCACTGCTCCTAGTATTTTCTTGTTTGCTGTAGTTCAAGTAACTGTCCATCTTGCTTTGGTCCTGGGATTGGGAAAGCTATTTCACTTTGACTTAAAGCTTATACTTTTAGCATCAAATGCAAATATTGGAGGGCCTACAACAGCCGGTGGAATGGCAACTGCGAAAGGATGGCATTCTTTGGTTGTTCCGGGAATTCTTGCAGGCATCCTTGGTGTTTCCTTTGCAACTTTTCTGGGCATCGGTTTTGGAATCATGGTTCTTAAACACTTGTAG